The following proteins are encoded in a genomic region of Phycisphaerae bacterium:
- a CDS encoding serine hydroxymethyltransferase, whose protein sequence is MTREVQNVTHASDYPNIKRTDPEAYAILVAEGRRQDTCLEMIASENHVSKAVLEAVGSVLTNKYAEGYPAKRYYGGCKHVDEIENLAIERAKKLFGCEHVNVQPHSGSQANMAVYMAVLNPGDTILSLDLAHGGHLTHGLKANFSGRLYNIVHYGVDRTTEVNDFDVIRKLALEHKPKMIVTGASAYPRTIDFAAFAAIAREVGAYLTADIAHIAGLVATGLHPSPIPHADFVTTTTHKTLRGPRAGMLMCRAQHAKAVDSRIFPGIQGGPLMHVIAGKAVAFGEALKPEFKAYQQRILDNARALARELQKCGYRLVSGGTDNHLMLVDLRQVHADITGKQAEGWLEQAGIIVNKNMIPFDERKPTETSGLRIGTPALTTRGLGPSDLQEVAGLIHQVLAARGSEEATAKVRLRVLEICQRYPIPH, encoded by the coding sequence ATGACTCGAGAGGTGCAGAACGTGACCCACGCGTCAGATTACCCGAACATCAAGCGAACGGATCCGGAGGCGTATGCCATTCTCGTCGCCGAAGGCCGCCGTCAAGATACCTGCCTGGAGATGATCGCCTCGGAGAACCATGTGTCCAAAGCGGTACTTGAGGCGGTCGGCTCGGTGCTGACCAACAAGTACGCCGAAGGTTACCCGGCCAAGCGTTACTATGGCGGGTGCAAGCACGTCGACGAAATCGAGAACTTGGCCATCGAACGAGCCAAGAAGCTGTTTGGGTGCGAGCATGTGAATGTGCAGCCACATTCCGGCAGCCAGGCGAACATGGCGGTCTATATGGCCGTCTTGAACCCGGGCGACACGATTCTGTCGCTGGACCTCGCCCACGGTGGTCACCTGACTCACGGCCTCAAGGCGAACTTCAGCGGACGTCTGTACAACATCGTCCACTACGGTGTTGACCGTACGACCGAGGTCAACGATTTCGACGTCATCCGCAAGCTGGCTCTCGAGCACAAGCCGAAGATGATCGTTACGGGCGCGTCGGCCTATCCGCGAACCATCGACTTTGCCGCGTTCGCCGCCATCGCTCGCGAGGTTGGGGCTTACCTGACCGCCGATATCGCCCACATTGCCGGATTGGTGGCGACAGGGCTGCACCCCTCGCCGATCCCGCACGCCGATTTCGTCACCACGACGACCCACAAGACGCTGCGCGGCCCACGGGCGGGCATGCTCATGTGCCGAGCCCAGCACGCCAAGGCGGTCGACTCGCGGATCTTCCCGGGCATCCAGGGCGGGCCGCTCATGCACGTGATCGCGGGCAAAGCGGTCGCATTCGGCGAGGCCCTCAAGCCCGAGTTCAAGGCCTACCAGCAGCGCATCCTGGACAACGCCCGGGCCCTGGCCAGGGAATTGCAGAAATGCGGCTACCGGCTGGTCTCCGGAGGAACGGACAACCACCTGATGCTGGTGGATTTGCGCCAGGTGCACGCGGACATCACCGGCAAGCAGGCCGAGGGCTGGCTCGAACAGGCCGGGATTATCGTCAACAAAAACATGATTCCCTTCGATGAACGCAAGCCGACGGAGACGTCGGGACTACGGATCGGCACGCCGGCTCTCACCACCCGTGGGCTTGGCCCGTCGGACCTCCAGGAAGTGGCTGGGCTGATCCACCAGGTCCTGGCCGCCCGTGGGAGCGAGGAAGCGACCGCCAAGGTCCGCTTGCGCGTGCTCGAGATCTGCCAGCGGTACCCGATTCCCCACTGA
- a CDS encoding PEP-CTERM sorting domain-containing protein has translation MRNLCVVLAMVGTVAAPAVAADVWAGTMFASYGDLNPAISATDALQGKLGVIDAGGFHFALPNDPVKFTDGILGTNLDCVLADYGQPTLTVRYEDTALNWTPTAISGIYSFAGNDDKNGRVFQNLQVQWKDVHGNWNAAFGGANLTAPTSGYYVQNGGQWQGSIVALTDDTGGALFGGAQVHGLKFTYWAVDNTQDWFVPPTDTGAVVATILKEIDVVAIPEPATLLLLGLGCLILRRR, from the coding sequence ATGAGAAACCTGTGTGTCGTTTTGGCGATGGTGGGAACGGTTGCAGCGCCGGCTGTGGCGGCCGATGTCTGGGCAGGCACGATGTTTGCCTCCTACGGGGACCTGAATCCGGCAATCTCGGCAACGGATGCTCTTCAGGGCAAACTGGGCGTCATCGACGCCGGCGGTTTCCATTTCGCCCTTCCCAATGATCCGGTCAAGTTCACCGATGGTATCCTCGGCACCAACCTTGACTGCGTCCTGGCGGACTACGGCCAGCCAACGCTCACCGTCCGGTATGAAGATACCGCCTTGAACTGGACACCGACCGCGATCAGCGGCATCTACTCGTTCGCCGGAAACGACGACAAGAACGGGCGCGTCTTTCAGAACCTCCAGGTACAGTGGAAAGATGTCCACGGCAACTGGAACGCCGCCTTCGGTGGGGCCAATCTGACCGCCCCCACGAGCGGCTACTACGTCCAAAACGGTGGCCAGTGGCAGGGTTCCATCGTGGCCCTGACTGACGACACCGGCGGGGCGCTGTTCGGCGGCGCCCAGGTGCACGGCCTAAAGTTCACCTACTGGGCAGTGGACAACACCCAAGACTGGTTCGTACCCCCCACCGACACGGGCGCGGTTGTGGCGACGATTCTGAAAGAGATCGATGTGGTGGCGATCCCCGAACCGGCCACACTGCTCCTGCTGGGCCTGGGCTGCCTGATCCTGCGGCGACGATGA